One genomic segment of Euwallacea fornicatus isolate EFF26 chromosome 18, ASM4011564v1, whole genome shotgun sequence includes these proteins:
- the LOC136344804 gene encoding cytosol aminopeptidase-like, producing the protein MTLLSTLRRIPLHCYALPRSYLLQTVYSDACADESVGEKRGLVPGDGGGDKEEMIITKTAVKFTGQLEDILLELVKSGGCRIKRGAGKIFNSIDKEIWSIALMGLGRENLSYCKSEAVEEGLEAVREVVRTGTRLLEKDGIWRSLIRNQEQATKGSTLAMWWYQDSRSRQYWRFTRILKLFDDNDAESFQRGLFETKSQNLVSRVSNTTALDASGSEVYCSCQTMLSQVRNAEVIGSRIWRHPLWKYFTKKVTEFQSYNVRNKGVGHDFSCIEAAFLLKKAEHESVNLLEFFDYIYWIHFNITGVGLQCKENIFFYLLTGRMTDNPLGGALI; encoded by the coding sequence ATGACCTTGCTGAGCACTTTGCGAAGAATACCATTACACTGTTATGCTTTGCCGCGCTCATATCTCTTGCAGACGGTTTACTCGGACGCGTGCGCGGATGAGTCCGTTGGTGAGAAAAGGGGACTCGTCCCAGGGGACGGTGGGGGGGACAAGGAGGAGATGATCATCACCAAAACGGCCGTCAAGTTCACCGGTCAATTAGAGGACATATTGCTGGAGTTGGTCAAATCGGGGGGATGCCGCATAAAGCGAGGTGCGGGCAAAATCTTTAACAGCATCGATAAGGAGATTTGGTCGATCGCTCTGATGGGGTTGGGGCGAGAGAATTTAAGCTACTGTAAGTCGGAGGCCGTTGAGGAGGGGCTTGAGGCGGTGCGTGAGGTGGTAAGAACGGGGACACGGCTCCTAGAAAAAGATGGCATATGGAGGTCTCTAATTAGAAACCAGGAACAAGCCACAAAAGGCAGTACCCTGGCCATGTGGTGGTACCAGGACAGCCGGTCTCGACAATATTGGAGATTTACTCGCATCTTAAAGCTGTTCGATGACAATGACGCAGAGAGCTTTCAACGAGGACTTTTTGAGACGAAATCCCAGAATTTAGTATCCAGAGTTTCGAACACTACCGCTTTAGATGCCTCAGGTAGTGAAGTTTACTGTAGTTGCCAGACTATGCTGTCTCAAGTGAGGAATGCCGAAGTAATCGGGAGCCGAATTTGGAGGCACCCACTATGGAAATACTTCACCAAGAAAGTTACAGAGTTCCAGTCTTATAATGTGCGCAACAAGGGCGTCGGCCATGATTTTTCTTGCATAGAAGCAGCTTTCCTACTGAAGAAAGCTGAACACGAATCAGTCAATTTGTTGGAGTTCTTTGACTACATATACTGGATACACTTCAATATCACCGGAGTCGGCCTCCAGtgcaaagaaaatatttttttctacttgcTCACAGGCCGAATGACGGACAACCCACTCGGGGGGGCTCTAATTTAG